A region of Subtercola boreus DNA encodes the following proteins:
- a CDS encoding FecCD family ABC transporter permease, producing MHRTQTRRSSRAVVLIVLGASVVAFSFLSLMLGSNLIGPDAVVTGLFDPSRDVGAVVWGSRVPRTVLGLLVGFCLGVAGAVMQGQTRNPLADPGLFGVSAGASFAVVIGVYVLGTSSVLTTLWLALVGATVASVVVFGVAAMGRGLSSPVPLAIAGTAVSALLVALTSFLVLSDETTLSAYRIWVVGSLSGRSLTGVDAALLFAGVGMVFAAANIRSLNNLALGTELASGLGESLLRARLVGLAAITLLTAAAVAISGPIGFVGLTAPHIARRLVGGDNHWLLPASGLVGACVLLAADVLGRMIGGNAEVSVGVVLTVMGGIVFISIVRRGKMATL from the coding sequence ATGCACCGCACTCAGACTCGTCGATCCTCGCGCGCCGTCGTGCTGATCGTGCTCGGGGCGTCGGTCGTCGCGTTCTCGTTCCTGAGCCTGATGCTCGGCAGCAACCTGATCGGTCCCGATGCCGTCGTGACCGGGCTCTTCGATCCGTCCCGCGATGTCGGCGCCGTCGTCTGGGGCTCCCGCGTGCCGCGCACCGTGCTCGGCCTCCTCGTGGGGTTCTGTCTCGGCGTGGCCGGCGCGGTCATGCAGGGCCAGACCCGCAATCCGCTCGCCGATCCGGGGCTGTTCGGTGTCTCGGCCGGCGCCAGCTTCGCCGTGGTCATCGGCGTGTACGTGCTCGGCACGAGCTCGGTGCTGACGACGCTCTGGCTCGCGCTCGTGGGGGCCACGGTGGCGAGCGTCGTGGTGTTCGGGGTCGCTGCGATGGGCCGGGGCCTCTCCAGCCCGGTTCCGCTGGCGATAGCAGGCACCGCCGTCTCGGCTCTGCTGGTCGCGCTCACCTCGTTCCTCGTGTTGAGCGACGAGACGACACTCTCGGCGTATCGCATCTGGGTCGTCGGGTCGCTCTCGGGTCGCTCGCTCACCGGTGTGGATGCCGCACTGCTCTTCGCGGGTGTCGGAATGGTCTTCGCCGCCGCCAACATCCGGTCGCTCAACAACCTCGCCCTCGGCACCGAACTCGCCAGCGGTCTCGGCGAGAGCCTGCTGCGCGCCCGCCTCGTGGGTCTCGCCGCGATCACGCTGCTCACCGCCGCCGCGGTCGCGATCTCGGGTCCGATCGGTTTCGTGGGTCTGACGGCCCCGCACATCGCGCGCCGCCTGGTGGGCGGCGATAACCACTGGCTGCTTCCGGCCTCCGGTCTCGTCGGCGCCTGCGTTCTGCTCGCCGCCGACGTGCTGGGCCGGATGATCGGGGGCAACGCCGAGGTCTCGGTGGGTGTCGTGCTCACGGTGATGGGCGGCATCGTCTTCATCTCGATCGTGCGGCGCGGAAAGATGGCGACCCTGTGA
- a CDS encoding FecCD family ABC transporter permease, translating to MTKQLDRPVYADGHRFFGRHWRGRVVIVTIVLLVVVVLLGILGILAGSSSLTVPDVVETLLGAGTRAQNLIVIDLRLPRVVGGLLVGAALGLAGALTQTFARNPLATPDIIGVTSGASLGAVAAIVLAGGTYSVAAGLLTIGLPAIATIGALVTAAIVYGLSWRGGVDSYRLILIGIGATATLTGITSYLIAKAQITEAATAAQWLVGSLSGISWASVWPVLVVLLIVTPIALVQSTNLDISQLGDDVSTGLGVAIQRHRVIVIVCAVLLTAAAVSASGPIEFVAFVAPQIARRLAKTGRPPLLASGLLGAVIVVGGDALARGVLPGEIPVGIITAIVGAPYLIWLLTRRNSKESNA from the coding sequence GTGACGAAGCAACTCGACCGTCCCGTCTACGCCGACGGCCACCGCTTCTTCGGCCGGCACTGGCGGGGGCGCGTGGTGATCGTCACGATCGTGCTGCTCGTCGTCGTCGTGCTGCTCGGCATCCTGGGTATCCTCGCCGGGTCGTCGTCGCTGACGGTTCCGGATGTCGTCGAGACCCTGCTCGGGGCCGGAACGCGCGCCCAGAACCTCATCGTGATCGACCTCCGCCTGCCGCGCGTGGTCGGCGGCCTGCTCGTCGGCGCAGCACTCGGACTCGCGGGCGCGCTGACGCAGACGTTCGCGCGCAACCCGCTCGCGACGCCGGACATCATCGGCGTGACATCCGGAGCCAGCCTCGGCGCCGTCGCGGCCATCGTGCTCGCGGGCGGCACCTATTCCGTCGCCGCGGGCCTGCTCACGATCGGACTGCCGGCCATCGCCACCATCGGCGCCCTGGTCACCGCCGCGATCGTCTACGGCCTCTCCTGGCGGGGCGGGGTCGACAGCTACCGGCTGATCCTGATCGGGATCGGCGCCACCGCGACCCTCACCGGCATCACGAGCTACCTCATCGCGAAGGCGCAGATCACCGAGGCCGCGACGGCCGCCCAGTGGCTCGTCGGCAGCCTGTCGGGCATCTCGTGGGCGAGCGTCTGGCCGGTGCTGGTCGTGCTGCTGATCGTTACCCCCATCGCCCTCGTGCAGTCGACGAACCTCGACATCAGCCAGCTCGGCGACGACGTGTCGACGGGGTTGGGTGTCGCCATCCAGCGCCACCGCGTGATCGTGATCGTCTGCGCGGTGCTGCTGACGGCGGCGGCAGTGTCGGCGAGCGGGCCGATCGAGTTCGTGGCGTTCGTCGCCCCGCAGATCGCCCGGCGGCTGGCGAAGACCGGGCGGCCGCCGCTGCTCGCGTCCGGCCTCCTGGGCGCTGTCATCGTGGTCGGCGGCGACGCTCTGGCCCGCGGGGTGCTCCCGGGGGAGATCCCGGTCGGCATCATCACGGCGATCGTCGGCGCGCCATACCTGATCTGGCTGCTAACGCGGCGCAATTCCAAGGAGAGCAACGCGTGA
- a CDS encoding ABC transporter ATP-binding protein — protein sequence MNATSTAVHTIEATGVGLSPKLALEARGVTLAYERTVIFEGLDLAIAEGQVTTLIGANGSGKSTLLKAFGRLLAPSAGSVELNGRPVKSMGTRDVARLLAILPQKPLTPSATTVRDLVSRGRHPHQSLLRPWTPNDSRVVDAALAATGLSDLEGRDAGSLSGGQLQRAWIALILAQEAPTILLDEPTTFLDLAHQLDVLRLVRTINRERGATVVMVLHDLTLAGRYSDRLVVVGEGRVIADGTPWEVLTPDILSTAFGLDALVIPDPSSGSPLIVPVDPDPGSTTA from the coding sequence GTGAACGCGACATCCACTGCTGTGCACACGATCGAGGCGACCGGCGTCGGCCTTTCGCCGAAGCTCGCGCTGGAGGCCCGGGGCGTCACGCTCGCCTACGAGCGCACCGTCATCTTCGAAGGGCTCGACCTGGCGATCGCCGAAGGCCAGGTCACCACGCTCATCGGGGCGAACGGCAGCGGCAAGTCGACGCTCCTGAAGGCGTTCGGGCGGCTGCTCGCACCGAGCGCGGGCTCCGTCGAGCTGAACGGGCGGCCGGTGAAGTCGATGGGCACCCGGGATGTCGCGCGGTTGCTCGCGATCCTGCCGCAGAAGCCGCTCACCCCCTCTGCGACGACTGTGCGCGACCTCGTGTCGCGCGGGAGGCACCCGCACCAGAGCCTCCTGCGCCCGTGGACGCCGAACGACTCCCGCGTGGTCGACGCGGCGCTCGCCGCCACCGGGCTCAGCGACCTCGAGGGCCGTGACGCCGGTTCGCTCTCGGGCGGGCAGTTGCAGCGGGCGTGGATCGCCCTCATCCTCGCGCAGGAGGCCCCGACCATCCTGCTCGACGAACCGACGACGTTCCTCGACCTCGCCCACCAGCTCGACGTGTTGCGCCTGGTGCGAACGATCAACCGTGAGCGCGGAGCGACCGTCGTGATGGTGCTGCACGACCTCACGCTGGCCGGCCGGTACTCCGACCGGCTGGTCGTGGTGGGGGAGGGCCGCGTGATCGCCGACGGCACGCCGTGGGAGGTGCTGACGCCCGACATCCTGAGCACGGCTTTCGGGCTCGACGCCCTGGTGATCCCCGATCCGAGCAGTGGGTCGCCGCTCATCGTGCCGGTGGATCCCGATCCCGGCTCGACCACAGCGTAA
- a CDS encoding ABC transporter substrate-binding protein: protein MKHSRALRRSALILAPVLALAALSGCSSASTSDAGAAGTSNAAASGEWSYTDDTGKTVTLDHQPENVASYADYALGLLSYGIDPVAIFGRVDVASDERFAPYDISKTAIVGNSYGEIDLEKLAETAPDLIITGIYPTDREGTLDLTGPLYGLADTEQQAQLEKIAPVVAIEVGGKGIDVINSLNRLSESLGASADTVAAAKTKYDAAAADLTAATAENPIEITQMYADADGIYVTKTADEPETELYASLGVTFTNKNPDGYYYWDIYSWENAGQVMSGDVLLVNVEGFQKDDLLAQATFASDKALVAGQIHPWNQAALDYASQAAHMTELASIIRDSKKL, encoded by the coding sequence GTGAAACATTCCCGCGCATTGCGCCGCTCGGCGCTCATCCTCGCCCCTGTCCTCGCCCTCGCGGCCCTCTCCGGCTGCTCGTCCGCCTCGACGAGCGACGCCGGTGCCGCCGGTACCAGCAACGCCGCCGCCTCGGGCGAGTGGAGCTACACCGACGACACCGGCAAGACCGTCACCCTCGACCACCAGCCGGAGAACGTGGCGAGCTACGCCGACTACGCGCTCGGCCTGCTGAGCTACGGCATCGACCCGGTGGCGATCTTCGGCCGCGTCGACGTGGCGAGCGACGAGCGCTTCGCGCCCTACGACATTTCGAAGACCGCGATCGTCGGCAACAGCTACGGCGAGATCGACCTCGAGAAGCTCGCCGAGACGGCGCCCGACCTGATCATCACGGGCATCTACCCGACCGATCGCGAGGGCACCCTCGACCTCACCGGCCCGCTCTACGGGCTCGCCGACACCGAGCAGCAGGCCCAGCTCGAGAAGATCGCGCCCGTCGTGGCCATCGAGGTCGGCGGTAAGGGCATCGACGTCATCAACAGTCTCAACCGTCTCTCGGAGTCGCTCGGCGCCAGCGCCGACACGGTCGCCGCCGCGAAGACGAAGTACGACGCCGCTGCCGCCGACCTCACCGCGGCGACGGCCGAGAACCCGATCGAGATCACCCAGATGTACGCCGATGCCGACGGCATCTATGTGACCAAGACCGCCGACGAGCCCGAGACCGAGCTCTACGCGAGCCTCGGTGTGACGTTCACCAACAAGAACCCCGACGGCTACTACTACTGGGACATCTACAGCTGGGAGAACGCGGGCCAGGTGATGAGCGGCGATGTGCTGCTCGTCAACGTCGAAGGCTTCCAGAAGGACGACCTGCTCGCCCAGGCCACCTTCGCCAGCGACAAGGCGCTCGTCGCCGGCCAGATCCACCCCTGGAACCAGGCCGCCCTCGACTACGCGTCACAGGCCGCGCACATGACCGAGCTCGCCTCGATCATCCGCGACTCGAAGAAGCTCTGA
- a CDS encoding alpha/beta fold hydrolase: protein MLHGGFASLEPLRPLAVALSAGFEVHTLERPGHGRTPDRPGPYGYDEMVLDALAFLDASALNAVHIVGFSDGANIALMLALGHPSRVLSLTAISGNLDPGGFIGTVADVDPNEEPPDWQGRERDDYNALSPDGPDHARTVIGKLRRLWVTEPQIAPSSLAAIAAPALIVSGDRDTIRVDHSALIAASIPSAQLCIVPGSTHGIIEERLDFVTDVVRDFLGSLAARGRAPSSTA, encoded by the coding sequence CTGCTGCACGGGGGTTTCGCCTCGCTCGAACCGCTGCGTCCGCTCGCGGTCGCGCTTTCGGCCGGGTTCGAGGTGCACACGCTCGAGCGCCCCGGCCACGGTCGCACGCCCGACCGCCCGGGCCCGTACGGCTACGACGAGATGGTTCTGGATGCGCTCGCCTTCCTCGATGCGTCTGCCCTGAATGCCGTGCACATCGTCGGGTTCAGCGACGGTGCCAACATCGCGCTGATGCTGGCCCTCGGGCATCCATCGCGCGTGCTCTCGCTCACAGCGATCAGCGGCAACCTCGACCCCGGCGGGTTCATCGGAACCGTGGCGGACGTCGACCCGAACGAGGAGCCGCCCGACTGGCAGGGCAGGGAGCGCGATGACTACAACGCGCTCTCGCCCGACGGCCCGGATCACGCGCGCACTGTCATCGGCAAGCTCCGCCGGCTCTGGGTGACCGAGCCGCAGATCGCCCCGTCGTCGCTGGCGGCCATCGCCGCACCGGCCCTGATCGTCTCGGGCGACCGCGACACCATCCGGGTCGACCACAGCGCCCTGATCGCCGCGTCGATCCCCAGCGCGCAACTCTGCATCGTGCCGGGCTCCACCCACGGCATCATCGAGGAGCGGCTCGACTTCGTGACCGACGTCGTGCGCGACTTTCTCGGGTCGCTCGCGGCCCGCGGTCGCGCGCCGTCTTCGACGGCGTGA
- a CDS encoding acyl-CoA dehydrogenase family protein codes for MSILHYRVEEDLMSTITDTRYDRPRAATPERASTDARGDFLGYRDLLDPSELRRLEHAQAVFEADIRPVIPGHWNAATFPFEVLPALADLDLVRLGASTGTCAGTGSALLHGFMHLELARVDASVSTFLGVHSVLFAGAIEQFGSDEQRARYLPDLLSLRTVGAFALTEPDHGSDISRAMTTTATRDGDSWILCGAKRWIGNATFADTILVWARDTADGEIKGFIVQHDAPGLHVSKIENKFALRITQNADILLDRVRVPEADRLAGATSFRETNGLLMNSRVWVAWQSVGLQFAAYDCALEYALGREQFGKPLASFQLVQDKLVRLLENATTSLGTMVRIAQLQQAGTLHSEQAALAKAACSARMRESVALGRGILGGNGISTDYGMARAFADAEAIFSYEGSYEINTLVVGRAITGISAF; via the coding sequence ATGAGCATCCTGCACTACCGAGTCGAAGAGGACCTGATGAGCACGATAACCGATACGCGATACGACCGTCCCCGCGCAGCCACTCCCGAGCGCGCGTCGACGGATGCCCGGGGAGACTTCCTCGGCTACCGGGACCTCCTCGACCCGTCAGAACTCCGGCGGCTCGAGCACGCGCAGGCGGTGTTCGAGGCAGACATCCGCCCGGTCATCCCCGGGCACTGGAATGCGGCGACGTTCCCGTTCGAGGTCCTCCCCGCACTCGCCGACCTGGATCTCGTGCGGCTGGGCGCCAGCACCGGAACCTGCGCCGGCACCGGCTCAGCCCTGCTGCACGGCTTCATGCACCTGGAGCTCGCCCGCGTCGACGCATCGGTCTCCACGTTCCTCGGCGTGCACAGTGTTCTCTTCGCGGGAGCGATCGAGCAGTTCGGGTCCGACGAGCAGCGGGCGCGATACCTCCCCGATCTGCTCAGCCTCCGCACGGTCGGCGCCTTCGCGCTCACCGAACCGGATCACGGTTCCGACATCTCCCGGGCGATGACGACGACGGCGACCCGCGACGGTGACAGCTGGATCCTCTGCGGCGCGAAACGGTGGATCGGGAACGCCACGTTCGCCGACACCATCCTGGTCTGGGCCCGCGACACCGCGGACGGCGAGATCAAGGGGTTCATCGTGCAGCACGACGCCCCGGGGCTGCACGTGTCGAAGATCGAGAACAAGTTCGCCCTGCGGATCACGCAGAACGCCGACATCCTGCTCGACCGGGTGCGCGTGCCCGAGGCCGACCGGCTCGCCGGTGCAACCAGCTTCCGGGAGACCAACGGCCTGCTGATGAACTCGCGGGTGTGGGTGGCGTGGCAGTCGGTCGGACTGCAGTTCGCGGCCTACGACTGCGCTCTCGAGTACGCGCTGGGGCGTGAACAGTTCGGCAAGCCGCTGGCATCCTTCCAGCTCGTGCAGGACAAGCTGGTGCGCCTGCTCGAGAACGCGACGACCTCGCTCGGCACGATGGTGCGGATCGCCCAACTCCAGCAGGCGGGAACGCTGCACTCCGAGCAGGCCGCGCTGGCGAAGGCCGCCTGCAGTGCGCGGATGCGCGAATCCGTGGCCCTCGGCCGCGGCATCCTCGGCGGCAACGGCATCAGCACCGACTACGGCATGGCCCGCGCGTTCGCCGACGCCGAGGCGATCTTCAGCTACGAGGGCAGCTACGAGATCAACACTCTCGTCGTCGGCCGGGCGATCACGGGCATCTCGGCGTTCTGA
- a CDS encoding Lrp/AsnC family transcriptional regulator: protein MPTVDATDARILLALAADARLSGVELAQRLGLSRNTVQARLARLEAGGILGSVDRRVSHRALGYPLTAFVSAQVEQSHLAEIEEALAGIDEVVELHGVTGASDLVIRVVAHDTDDLYRIAGVILATPGVRRTEIALSMREMVPFRTAPLLRRRAGTGR, encoded by the coding sequence ATGCCCACCGTTGACGCGACCGACGCCCGAATCCTGCTGGCCCTCGCCGCCGACGCCCGACTCTCCGGCGTGGAGCTCGCCCAACGGCTCGGTCTGTCGCGCAACACGGTGCAGGCCCGACTGGCCCGGCTGGAGGCCGGCGGCATCCTCGGATCCGTCGACCGGCGCGTCTCCCACCGGGCGCTTGGCTACCCGCTGACGGCCTTCGTCTCCGCCCAGGTCGAGCAGAGTCACCTGGCCGAGATCGAGGAGGCGCTGGCTGGGATCGACGAGGTGGTCGAGCTGCACGGAGTGACGGGGGCCTCGGATCTGGTCATCCGCGTGGTCGCCCACGACACCGACGACCTCTACCGCATTGCGGGTGTGATCCTCGCGACGCCCGGTGTGCGGCGTACGGAGATCGCGCTCTCGATGCGCGAGATGGTGCCGTTCCGCACAGCGCCGCTCCTCCGGCGGCGGGCCGGGACCGGTCGCTAG
- a CDS encoding DUF805 domain-containing protein, with product MTTPSIAPVPLSQPYYNAPFGEAVRRFYKKYATFSGRASRAEYWWWALVAAIVNLVLQTIIQASGVGRLNADGTMGNPGPVGVLAAIILFVWVLATIVPTIALTVRRLHDTDRSGWWVFIALVPLVGGIVLLVFTLSAPVPAGERFDLKAA from the coding sequence ATGACGACGCCATCGATTGCTCCCGTGCCGCTCTCCCAGCCGTACTACAACGCTCCGTTCGGTGAGGCAGTGCGCCGGTTCTACAAGAAGTACGCGACCTTCTCCGGGCGGGCGAGCCGCGCCGAGTACTGGTGGTGGGCGCTCGTCGCCGCGATCGTCAATCTGGTGCTCCAGACGATCATCCAGGCCAGCGGCGTCGGCCGGCTGAACGCCGACGGGACCATGGGCAACCCGGGGCCGGTGGGCGTCCTGGCCGCGATCATCCTCTTCGTGTGGGTTCTCGCCACCATCGTGCCGACCATCGCGTTGACCGTGCGGCGCCTCCACGACACCGACCGGTCGGGCTGGTGGGTGTTCATCGCCCTCGTTCCGCTCGTCGGCGGGATCGTGCTGCTGGTGTTCACGCTGTCGGCGCCGGTGCCGGCTGGGGAGCGGTTCGACCTGAAGGCGGCCTGA
- a CDS encoding SMP-30/gluconolactonase/LRE family protein: MAMAEQLTDPVTHHGEGAVWSDLWGGLKWVDMLAGAVLSLHPDTGEVSRMPVGSPVAAAVRPRLNGGMLVVTEREFTLWQGDVQEFATPPLWTDSARRFNEGGCDPEGRMLCGSLAYAGDTGGGEMFRLNTDGSTERLWGDVTTSNGLGFTASGERMYYIDSETRRIDVFDVDVHAEADAGSALTGRRPFASIEEGRGFPDGLWVDELDGVWVALYGGSAVHHYDSRGILADIVELPVSKVTSCCLGGPDRSTLFITTSRENLAVGDEPAAGSLFTAQAGVRGVEARPFAG; the protein is encoded by the coding sequence ATGGCGATGGCAGAGCAGCTCACCGACCCCGTGACCCATCACGGTGAGGGTGCCGTCTGGAGCGACCTGTGGGGCGGACTCAAGTGGGTCGACATGCTCGCCGGGGCGGTGCTGTCGCTGCATCCGGACACCGGTGAGGTCTCCCGGATGCCCGTGGGCTCCCCCGTCGCAGCGGCCGTCAGGCCACGACTGAACGGCGGGATGCTCGTGGTGACCGAGCGCGAGTTCACGCTCTGGCAGGGCGATGTGCAGGAATTCGCGACCCCACCGCTCTGGACGGATTCCGCCCGCCGGTTCAATGAAGGCGGCTGCGATCCGGAGGGGCGGATGCTCTGCGGCTCTCTCGCGTACGCCGGCGACACCGGCGGCGGAGAGATGTTCCGCCTGAACACGGACGGCAGCACCGAGCGGCTCTGGGGCGACGTGACGACCTCGAACGGGCTCGGTTTCACCGCGTCGGGCGAGCGGATGTACTACATCGACTCAGAGACCAGGCGCATCGACGTGTTCGACGTCGACGTGCATGCGGAGGCCGACGCGGGTTCGGCGCTCACCGGCCGGCGCCCGTTCGCGTCGATCGAGGAGGGGCGCGGGTTTCCCGACGGACTGTGGGTCGACGAACTCGACGGCGTGTGGGTCGCCCTCTACGGCGGCTCGGCCGTGCACCACTACGACAGCCGCGGCATCCTCGCCGACATCGTCGAGCTGCCGGTGTCGAAGGTGACCTCGTGCTGCCTCGGCGGCCCTGACCGCAGCACGCTGTTCATCACGACGTCGCGGGAGAACCTGGCTGTCGGCGACGAGCCCGCCGCGGGCTCGCTCTTCACGGCACAAGCCGGTGTGCGCGGCGTGGAGGCCCGGCCCTTCGCGGGCTGA